In Xanthocytophaga agilis, a genomic segment contains:
- a CDS encoding ATP-dependent Clp protease ATP-binding subunit, whose product MNYTESVRRAIQIAQSLCKEYQNELFGPAHLLMGLLHNDVGLASWLAAQGKDIYYLRDWAEVRMEGYPRSGRSVQNPSGDEQVKSVMELADLVRMQLGREQTDAVAVLAALVKPGLAFSADQLKTLPLIQKEVIDAALADIDTEQAVYSKTVSSDSTERANTVPLANTSFTNLLKYCVNKTELAKEGLLDPIIGRDRETRMIAETLGRRTKPNVILVGEPGVGKTALVDGFALTIVAGHVPVHLRNAQVWELDNGALIAGASYKGEVEDRLKGILKELKQLEKAILFIDEIHLLLDSRGSMGTGVANLLKPELARGELTVIGATTTDEYRKYIEADEAFSRRFEVLHVEEPDVETATRMLQHLLPFYEKHHRLKVTKDAVSEAVRLSKRYIKDRRLPDAAIDLLDRTLAAIRMVGETSKLELELLQQQLIALRSDSGDLQELKWYHQQLKNKVSPVLLNQLEEDPLVEELDLPTALYEHLEKKLEKLLSLTDLPKGSVDKQDVAAIVSHKTGIPLGKIQSKERDKLLTIDGVLKKRVIGQDHAVKALSDAILEARSGLTKAGQPIGSFFLLGPTGTGKTELAKSLANFLFNDESFLIRFDMSEFKEEHSAALLYGAPPGYTGYEEGGLLVNKIRQKPYSVVLFDEIEKAHSSVFDIFLQILDEGRLHDRLGKEGDFSNAVILFTSNIGSDFISHKFNHQEIPAASELMEIMSRYFRPEFLARLTEIVPFGPISEENAVRIFDLHLHGLTDLLNKQGITLELTQEAKRYLALSEFAPQYGARQLKGVIRNKLRRPISHMIVAGEVEKGSLVKVHVQEGLLEWMVTLNPLLEVVS is encoded by the coding sequence ATGAATTATACTGAATCTGTCCGGCGTGCTATTCAGATTGCACAGTCGTTATGTAAGGAATACCAGAATGAATTGTTTGGACCTGCGCACCTGCTAATGGGATTACTACACAATGACGTTGGACTGGCATCCTGGCTTGCTGCACAAGGAAAAGATATTTATTATCTGCGTGATTGGGCAGAAGTACGCATGGAAGGCTATCCCAGATCTGGACGTAGCGTACAAAATCCTTCAGGAGATGAACAGGTAAAATCTGTAATGGAACTAGCTGATCTGGTGAGAATGCAGCTAGGTAGGGAGCAGACGGATGCTGTGGCTGTATTGGCTGCATTAGTAAAGCCGGGTTTGGCTTTCTCCGCTGATCAGCTTAAGACATTGCCCCTTATACAAAAAGAAGTTATAGATGCCGCCCTTGCTGACATAGATACAGAGCAGGCTGTATACTCTAAGACTGTATCATCTGATTCTACTGAGAGAGCTAATACAGTTCCCCTTGCTAATACATCTTTTACAAACCTGTTAAAATATTGTGTGAATAAAACCGAACTGGCAAAAGAAGGACTGCTTGATCCTATTATTGGCAGAGATCGGGAAACCCGTATGATTGCCGAAACTTTAGGCAGACGCACCAAACCCAATGTAATTCTGGTAGGAGAGCCCGGTGTGGGAAAAACGGCTCTGGTTGATGGATTTGCGCTGACTATTGTAGCAGGTCATGTGCCTGTACATCTGCGAAATGCACAGGTATGGGAACTGGATAACGGGGCATTGATTGCAGGAGCATCGTATAAAGGAGAAGTAGAAGACAGGTTAAAGGGGATACTGAAAGAGTTAAAACAACTCGAAAAAGCTATTTTGTTTATTGATGAAATACACCTGTTGCTTGATAGTAGGGGTTCTATGGGAACAGGCGTTGCCAATCTGCTAAAGCCGGAATTAGCACGGGGTGAACTTACCGTTATTGGAGCTACTACCACTGATGAATATCGGAAATATATTGAAGCCGATGAAGCGTTTAGTCGTCGGTTTGAAGTGTTACATGTAGAGGAGCCTGATGTAGAAACAGCTACCCGTATGTTACAACATTTACTCCCGTTCTATGAAAAGCACCATAGACTGAAGGTAACAAAAGACGCTGTGAGTGAGGCGGTTCGTCTTTCTAAAAGATATATAAAGGATCGGAGATTACCTGATGCTGCCATTGATCTGCTAGATCGCACGCTAGCAGCAATTCGCATGGTAGGCGAAACTTCAAAACTGGAGCTGGAATTGTTGCAACAGCAATTGATTGCCTTACGTTCAGACTCTGGCGATTTGCAGGAACTGAAATGGTATCATCAGCAACTAAAAAATAAGGTAAGTCCTGTATTATTAAATCAGTTGGAGGAAGATCCTCTGGTTGAAGAGCTGGATCTGCCAACTGCTTTGTATGAGCATCTGGAAAAAAAGCTTGAAAAGCTGCTTTCACTTACAGACCTTCCAAAAGGTTCCGTAGATAAACAGGATGTAGCTGCTATTGTATCACACAAAACCGGAATTCCATTAGGTAAGATACAAAGCAAAGAGCGGGATAAGCTACTGACAATTGATGGCGTATTGAAGAAACGGGTTATTGGTCAGGATCATGCAGTAAAAGCCTTATCAGATGCTATTCTGGAAGCACGCTCTGGTTTGACTAAAGCTGGACAACCCATTGGGTCGTTTTTTTTACTAGGTCCTACTGGCACAGGAAAAACAGAATTAGCTAAGTCCCTTGCAAACTTTCTATTTAATGATGAGTCTTTTCTGATTCGGTTTGATATGTCAGAGTTTAAGGAAGAACATTCTGCAGCCTTATTATATGGAGCTCCTCCAGGGTATACGGGCTATGAAGAAGGCGGATTGTTGGTTAACAAGATACGTCAGAAGCCTTACTCTGTAGTTTTATTTGATGAGATAGAAAAAGCCCACAGTTCTGTATTTGACATCTTTCTGCAGATTTTGGATGAAGGTCGCTTGCATGATAGACTTGGTAAGGAAGGAGATTTTTCAAATGCCGTGATTCTCTTCACTTCCAACATTGGCAGTGATTTTATTTCGCATAAATTTAACCATCAGGAAATTCCTGCTGCCAGTGAACTTATGGAAATTATGAGTCGCTATTTCAGACCTGAATTTCTGGCTCGGTTGACAGAGATTGTCCCATTTGGTCCTATTTCTGAAGAAAATGCTGTGCGGATTTTTGATCTGCATCTGCATGGATTAACAGACTTGCTTAACAAACAAGGTATTACGCTGGAATTGACGCAAGAGGCTAAGCGCTATCTTGCCTTAAGTGAGTTTGCCCCACAGTATGGTGCCCGACAATTAAAAGGTGTTATCAGAAATAAGCTGCGCAGGCCTATATCACACATGATAGTGGCTGGTGAAGTAGAGAAAGGATCATTGGTGAAAGTACATGTACAGGAAGGGCTACTGGAATGGATGGTTACATTAAATCCTCTTTTAGAGGTAGTTTCATAA
- a CDS encoding DUF4347 domain-containing protein has protein sequence MAIPLLRGNPDQNQLWVSIYSQELESDALSRENAGYYYSCGSLSELQDIFDGLIRRGVHVSRLLFDTHGNSGRIKLGNQVLTACNIEIWLANRNYESIFNTNSRILCNGCNVAEGTDGSAFLQKMGQIYLRTGGGTIRGWTSLGIASFFDGHVMHFWGDLKTVTIGSGGQVLSEMIE, from the coding sequence ATGGCAATTCCATTATTACGGGGAAATCCGGATCAGAATCAGCTCTGGGTTTCTATTTATTCACAGGAGTTAGAGTCTGATGCTCTCTCTAGAGAAAATGCAGGCTATTATTATTCCTGTGGCAGCTTGAGTGAGCTTCAGGACATCTTTGATGGCTTGATCAGAAGAGGTGTGCATGTAAGTCGTCTTTTGTTTGACACACATGGAAATTCTGGAAGAATAAAGCTTGGCAATCAGGTATTGACGGCATGCAATATTGAAATCTGGCTGGCAAATCGGAATTATGAAAGCATTTTCAACACCAATTCACGTATTCTGTGTAATGGATGTAATGTAGCAGAAGGGACAGATGGATCTGCCTTTTTACAAAAAATGGGACAAATATATCTGCGTACAGGTGGAGGAACTATCAGAGGATGGACTTCTTTGGGAATTGCAAGCTTTTTTGATGGACATGTGATGCATTTTTGGGGTGACTTAAAGACAGTCACTATTGGGAGTGGTGGACAGGTCCTTTCCGAAATGATTGAATAG
- a CDS encoding type VI secretion system baseplate subunit TssG, with amino-acid sequence MSAFDTYIEQINRLPVDIRAEVLLANLLENGLSMEELLILPIGLFKRNFQNDIGKARVEEMARSGKKKLCLEINRDGLYDSLPEGIFHQPSQNKPPATKKEVLKEIKQQQERENAARRFFLPLEQEYYRLRVKLILEERKYLFEGEGFFEGDLFSEFWNFPAFLTPSQIHNLLYLLPMVHRIAGDWEQIRLSFETLLEDTVNIIHKPPLRYRAEQPGIGLGEIRLGVDWVMGDEYVEVHSSVLIQVLPTDAHCIQAYLPGGVGEQLIRYLSQYLFPMETDYRIEVKLLVDNEIFVVDEEIYNGRLGYTTYL; translated from the coding sequence ATGTCTGCATTTGACACATATATTGAGCAGATTAACCGATTGCCTGTCGACATTCGTGCAGAAGTACTGCTTGCCAATCTATTGGAGAACGGTTTGTCAATGGAAGAGTTGCTAATTCTTCCAATCGGATTGTTCAAGCGAAACTTTCAGAATGATATTGGAAAAGCCAGGGTAGAAGAAATGGCAAGGTCAGGAAAGAAAAAACTTTGTCTGGAAATAAACAGAGATGGATTATATGATTCTTTACCGGAAGGCATTTTTCATCAGCCGAGTCAGAATAAACCTCCTGCAACCAAAAAAGAAGTTCTCAAGGAGATAAAACAACAACAGGAACGGGAAAATGCTGCTAGACGCTTTTTTCTGCCTCTGGAACAGGAGTACTATAGATTACGGGTAAAGCTTATTCTGGAAGAACGTAAATATTTATTTGAGGGAGAAGGATTCTTTGAAGGAGATTTGTTTTCAGAGTTCTGGAATTTTCCGGCATTTCTAACTCCTTCTCAGATACATAATCTGTTATATCTACTGCCAATGGTGCATCGGATAGCAGGTGACTGGGAACAAATACGATTAAGTTTTGAAACCTTACTGGAAGATACTGTCAATATTATTCACAAGCCTCCGCTCCGCTATCGTGCTGAACAACCAGGCATCGGACTGGGAGAGATACGGTTGGGGGTAGATTGGGTTATGGGTGACGAATATGTAGAGGTACATTCTTCTGTATTGATTCAGGTGCTACCAACAGATGCCCACTGCATTCAAGCTTATTTGCCAGGAGGGGTTGGAGAACAGTTGATTCGGTATCTAAGCCAGTATTTGTTTCCAATGGAAACCGACTATCGGATAGAAGTAAAGCTGTTAGTTGATAATGAGATATTTGTAGTAGATGAGGAAATTTATAACGGACGTCTGGGATATACTACGTATTTGTAA
- a CDS encoding GPW/gp25 family protein: MDWALASLSGFEAYYLKGRFAMPKSYYTLPLRLDEILQKKMHTQCGLRESVAQNLFLLLTTHFRESRFDGEYGCSIWEEDFSLQSSNRWKDEIVKSVTTTIAEYEKRLANVRVRAEMEDHEFTLGEHKRRIKRRLGIWIDGVLNQTNEKFEFYKAFYISPLSF; encoded by the coding sequence TTGGACTGGGCGCTGGCATCGCTTTCCGGTTTTGAGGCTTACTACTTGAAAGGACGGTTTGCTATGCCTAAGAGCTATTACACATTACCTCTGCGACTCGACGAGATTTTGCAGAAGAAAATGCATACACAATGTGGTTTGCGGGAGTCAGTTGCTCAGAATCTGTTTCTGCTCCTTACTACACATTTTCGGGAGTCACGTTTTGATGGAGAGTATGGCTGTAGTATTTGGGAAGAAGATTTTAGCCTGCAATCAAGCAATCGCTGGAAAGATGAAATTGTAAAATCTGTCACAACGACCATTGCGGAATATGAAAAGCGACTTGCAAATGTACGGGTACGTGCAGAAATGGAAGATCATGAGTTTACATTGGGTGAGCACAAACGCAGGATTAAGCGTCGATTAGGAATCTGGATTGATGGCGTGTTGAATCAGACAAACGAAAAGTTTGAGTTTTATAAGGCATTCTATATCTCTCCCTTATCTTTTTGA
- a CDS encoding TssN family type VI secretion system protein produces the protein MKTSVKPTKGILYMAGMVLLLILTGLLGLLSPLAMQGWYLLAQLLGFGLGIAHLFLLYRFFTAPETNQDLYGLGLTLIVQILGGISIWLLYLLVFKAGNAGFATCVIPFVIPYLFAWTYRSYRAIPDAEYKKWYYPLGGAMPDLDLIDLSKILVVQFEFPKRATDAATTNFKAKAPLQMPLGELFLIFLNDYNEQNGVNGIQFTDSQNHPYGWHFYAVRGRFFPRRYFDPDLTFQQNNIQDNFIIKAERNTI, from the coding sequence GTGAAAACTTCTGTTAAGCCAACAAAAGGTATTTTGTATATGGCAGGCATGGTCCTGCTACTGATTCTGACTGGATTGCTTGGACTTTTATCCCCTTTGGCAATGCAGGGTTGGTATTTATTGGCTCAATTGCTTGGGTTTGGGTTAGGTATTGCACACTTATTTCTGTTGTATCGGTTTTTTACTGCACCAGAGACGAATCAGGATCTTTATGGTCTGGGTTTAACACTCATTGTACAGATTCTGGGAGGAATAAGCATATGGCTTTTATATCTTCTGGTTTTTAAAGCTGGCAATGCCGGATTTGCTACCTGTGTAATTCCATTTGTTATACCCTATCTGTTTGCCTGGACTTATAGATCCTATCGGGCTATTCCGGATGCTGAATACAAAAAATGGTACTATCCATTAGGTGGGGCTATGCCTGATCTTGATTTGATTGACTTGTCTAAAATTCTGGTTGTACAGTTTGAATTTCCCAAACGGGCTACAGATGCTGCTACAACTAATTTTAAGGCGAAGGCTCCATTACAGATGCCATTGGGAGAGCTGTTTCTGATATTTCTGAATGACTACAATGAACAAAATGGTGTCAATGGAATTCAGTTTACAGATTCACAGAACCACCCTTATGGATGGCATTTCTATGCAGTCAGAGGGCGATTCTTTCCTAGGCGTTACTTCGATCCGGATCTGACATTCCAGCAGAATAATATACAGGATAACTTCATCATCAAAGCAGAACGAAACACGATTTGA
- the tssD gene encoding type VI secretion system tube protein TssD yields MSSFNATLQVEGGEYDVLSCNFSFGQATDDKGRPASNVKGGNLFIQIVTSDDTALLGWMIDPYKKTNGSIVFKKIDEDSTLKEVKFEDAYCVGYSESFNSTSASAMTVSLNISARKIEVSGVAHENHA; encoded by the coding sequence ATGTCATCATTTAATGCAACATTACAAGTAGAAGGCGGAGAATACGATGTGTTAAGCTGTAACTTCTCATTTGGTCAGGCTACTGACGACAAAGGCCGTCCGGCATCCAATGTAAAAGGAGGTAATCTGTTTATTCAGATTGTTACCAGTGACGATACCGCTCTTTTGGGCTGGATGATTGATCCCTATAAAAAGACCAATGGCAGTATCGTTTTCAAAAAAATAGACGAAGACTCTACTTTAAAAGAAGTCAAGTTTGAAGACGCTTACTGTGTAGGCTATTCCGAGTCTTTCAATTCTACCTCTGCCAGTGCCATGACTGTCAGTCTGAATATTTCCGCCCGCAAAATAGAAGTAAGTGGCGTGGCCCATGAAAATCATGCCTGA
- a CDS encoding type VI secretion system Vgr family protein gives MQQVKATIELETGKKITHYTRLRIEQSLFTHHSFELEVPFEELEDPKEMFFHQAHQDVCGKAIAFSFEPVLEKGSFSFAFKGIVTEIALKNTSDLVNVFLLKGYSPTILLEDCQTQRTFHDQTFGQIAESILGKYPRNLIKRRIATQHNEKLSYAVQYKETNYAFLSRLAAEQGEWMYYNGKELLIGDHSSSDTIAFEVNGVQTCHMSISLRPSKFSMAVYDYMQDEQYLSKSADQSIDGLGKFSSFALDESTRLFEQSSEQTLYHPFDNQQAVDQTVKIRKAVEANYLVDFRGTGEYPDFSVGAVLDVSSVRPQKDGQATESFGKYRVTEIIHEVDGNGNYVNQFKAIPESAEYPPSNHTIIHPVAHSDLAKVIDNDDPEEMGRIKVQFLWASSEQETAWVRVGHPYTGEGKGMLFIPEIDAQVVIGYQGNSPNMPYVITSLYPQKSGEKYTTKDNTIKQILFRGGNMLNFEDDPNANIQRITISNIDKQDKAALIISFEDDGKIQLQTQGDIVLEAAKDISLKAKNISMQADEKINLEAMNFKLSAKQNIEQEATAALKLKGMEIKAQADTTAEVSASAQLKLSSSATTDISGGALVKVEAALIKLN, from the coding sequence ATGCAACAGGTAAAAGCAACTATCGAACTGGAGACTGGAAAAAAGATAACGCACTATACCCGGTTGCGCATTGAACAGAGTTTGTTTACCCATCATTCATTTGAATTGGAAGTGCCTTTTGAAGAATTAGAAGATCCTAAGGAGATGTTCTTTCATCAGGCGCATCAGGATGTGTGTGGTAAGGCAATTGCCTTTTCTTTTGAACCCGTACTGGAAAAGGGATCGTTCTCTTTTGCGTTCAAAGGTATCGTCACAGAGATTGCTTTGAAAAATACAAGTGATCTGGTCAATGTGTTTTTGCTGAAAGGCTATAGTCCAACAATTCTGCTGGAAGATTGCCAGACGCAACGAACCTTTCATGATCAGACCTTTGGGCAGATTGCAGAGTCTATTCTGGGCAAATATCCCCGGAACCTGATCAAACGTCGGATTGCTACCCAGCATAATGAGAAACTGTCATATGCAGTTCAGTACAAAGAGACCAATTACGCTTTTCTGAGTCGCCTGGCAGCCGAGCAGGGTGAGTGGATGTATTACAATGGAAAGGAGCTACTGATAGGAGACCATTCATCTTCAGATACCATTGCATTTGAAGTGAATGGGGTACAGACTTGTCATATGTCGATTTCGCTGCGGCCATCCAAGTTTAGTATGGCTGTCTATGACTATATGCAAGATGAGCAATATCTGAGTAAGTCAGCAGACCAGTCGATAGATGGTTTGGGCAAGTTCAGCAGCTTTGCCTTGGATGAATCTACACGGTTATTCGAGCAGAGTAGTGAGCAGACTTTGTACCATCCTTTTGATAACCAGCAGGCTGTTGACCAGACTGTAAAAATACGGAAAGCGGTAGAGGCAAATTATCTGGTGGATTTTCGTGGTACAGGTGAATATCCGGACTTTTCAGTAGGAGCTGTACTGGATGTGAGTAGTGTGCGTCCACAAAAAGATGGACAGGCTACAGAGAGTTTTGGTAAATACAGAGTAACAGAGATTATCCATGAAGTAGATGGCAATGGAAACTATGTGAATCAGTTTAAAGCTATTCCGGAATCGGCTGAGTATCCTCCATCCAATCACACTATCATACACCCTGTAGCTCATTCTGACTTGGCAAAAGTAATTGATAATGATGATCCGGAAGAAATGGGACGGATAAAAGTACAATTCCTATGGGCGTCGTCCGAACAGGAAACTGCCTGGGTACGTGTAGGGCATCCCTATACAGGAGAAGGAAAAGGGATGCTTTTTATTCCAGAAATAGATGCACAGGTGGTAATTGGGTATCAGGGCAACAGCCCTAATATGCCGTATGTAATTACCAGCTTGTATCCTCAAAAGAGTGGAGAAAAATATACTACCAAGGATAATACGATTAAGCAGATTCTATTCAGAGGAGGTAACATGCTGAATTTCGAAGATGATCCCAATGCTAATATACAGCGAATCACCATCTCAAATATAGATAAACAGGATAAAGCAGCATTGATTATCTCCTTTGAAGATGATGGGAAAATTCAGTTGCAAACACAGGGAGATATTGTATTGGAAGCAGCGAAAGATATCTCTCTGAAAGCAAAGAATATAAGCATGCAGGCAGATGAGAAAATCAATCTGGAGGCTATGAATTTCAAACTCAGTGCCAAACAAAATATAGAGCAGGAAGCAACAGCAGCTTTAAAGTTGAAAGGAATGGAGATAAAAGCACAGGCAGATACCACAGCAGAGGTTAGTGCCAGTGCACAACTAAAATTATCTTCTTCCGCTACAACAGATATATCAGGCGGAGCCTTGGTAAAAGTAGAAGCCGCACTTATCAAACTAAATTAA
- the tssD gene encoding type VI secretion system tube protein TssD, whose product MSFKGEFKVAGNTYEVIQCHVPLSQKYDQRGRPSSGVHSGRIRIMLDGTADGALGSWMADPTKKQDGQILFYRTDQVDTVFKEVAFEGAYLMTLIESFTLDNESSSSLLLETELINTDIGPDETKDGESLKNSFRDLLGCQQRTGRSYCMLLRISAEKIKIDGVEHTN is encoded by the coding sequence ATGTCTTTTAAAGGTGAATTTAAAGTAGCTGGCAATACTTATGAGGTGATTCAATGTCATGTGCCACTTAGTCAGAAATATGATCAGCGGGGACGACCTTCATCAGGAGTGCATTCTGGTCGGATACGAATTATGCTGGATGGAACGGCTGATGGAGCTTTGGGATCATGGATGGCTGATCCAACCAAAAAACAGGACGGACAAATACTATTTTACCGAACAGATCAGGTAGATACAGTTTTTAAGGAAGTGGCTTTTGAAGGAGCATATCTGATGACGTTAATTGAAAGCTTTACCCTGGATAATGAGAGTTCCTCTTCATTACTGCTTGAGACAGAATTAATCAACACAGACATTGGGCCTGATGAAACAAAAGATGGAGAGAGTCTGAAAAATTCATTTCGGGACTTACTAGGCTGTCAGCAAAGAACCGGCAGAAGTTACTGTATGCTGTTACGTATTTCTGCTGAGAAGATAAAAATAGATGGTGTGGAGCACACAAACTAA
- the tssD gene encoding type VI secretion system tube protein TssD, giving the protein MSFKAYLLFDGEQYELTACHVTVHRKANVKGQPASKPLWIIFVVMDSMDDTKITEWMVNPHLQKDGEIEIYKTDEDAKLKVISFQKAYCVNMIDNFYTDVSFMKCSLQIVGEQISIGEATLIV; this is encoded by the coding sequence ATGTCATTCAAAGCCTATCTTCTTTTCGATGGAGAACAGTATGAACTCACAGCATGCCATGTGACCGTCCATCGTAAAGCCAATGTCAAGGGGCAGCCTGCATCCAAACCACTCTGGATCATATTTGTTGTGATGGACTCAATGGATGATACCAAAATAACCGAGTGGATGGTAAATCCTCATTTGCAGAAAGATGGAGAAATAGAAATATATAAAACGGATGAAGATGCTAAACTCAAGGTGATTTCTTTTCAGAAAGCATACTGTGTAAACATGATTGACAACTTCTATACAGACGTCTCCTTTATGAAGTGTTCTCTTCAGATTGTTGGAGAACAGATCTCTATAGGTGAAGCGACTCTGATAGTCTAA
- a CDS encoding DUF5458 family protein, with the protein MAEAKENLQAGQLAVKEQLPAISLEQAGQKLAKYGGFGILETTIDGLQNLNPEKKARKRIFLTDESKKAEREALKKRLRLLSDLISSAETVPELIEKATEKSETATQLLTQNLSNAFASVRDLERSYRSVANFFKNADQDKLKNVSIMNADMEQVTNLENTTFIDAITEEIEKNYDRLDLRDNYSLLVLPGYLGSKKVVDKWARIANKNKVMLVTDFEHLDAPEDVIDLFDSAQLTGGDAYLSNVVMTCNWLVGRGRYQEVQEEEDLYVPPSTALAGRIYSTLMSQVTAGRKHGSLFEVDGVRFQLKKSEISEIEKLGLIPMVAEYGKVMPFAAKTLFSGDNIGLQTYSVVRVFDYITKVLIDFLNRRAFENFNVNTRMDIQKQITRFLDSVTGPGKLIEKFKVLRFEQDPQKKDRIYLDIHMVPYFPAKTFVIKLDGQKGDDPDSADWKADYQQQ; encoded by the coding sequence ATGGCTGAGGCAAAAGAAAATCTTCAGGCAGGACAATTGGCTGTAAAGGAACAGTTGCCTGCTATTTCACTGGAACAGGCAGGACAGAAATTAGCTAAATACGGTGGCTTTGGTATTCTGGAAACTACTATTGATGGATTACAAAACCTGAATCCTGAGAAGAAAGCCCGTAAACGCATCTTTTTAACGGATGAGTCTAAAAAGGCAGAAAGAGAAGCATTAAAGAAAAGACTGAGGCTGCTTTCTGATCTGATTAGCAGTGCTGAGACTGTGCCCGAACTTATCGAAAAAGCAACCGAAAAATCTGAAACCGCTACTCAGTTACTCACCCAAAATCTAAGTAATGCGTTTGCATCCGTTCGAGACTTGGAACGGTCTTATCGTTCGGTGGCTAATTTCTTTAAGAATGCGGATCAGGACAAGTTAAAGAATGTGTCGATCATGAACGCTGACATGGAGCAAGTCACCAATCTGGAAAACACTACCTTCATTGATGCGATTACAGAGGAGATTGAGAAAAACTATGATCGGCTGGACCTGCGGGATAACTATTCACTGCTGGTATTACCAGGATATCTGGGATCTAAAAAAGTAGTAGATAAATGGGCTCGTATTGCCAATAAGAATAAAGTTATGCTGGTGACAGACTTTGAGCACCTCGATGCTCCGGAAGATGTGATAGATCTGTTTGACTCAGCTCAGCTTACAGGAGGAGATGCGTATCTGTCGAATGTGGTTATGACCTGTAACTGGTTGGTGGGAAGAGGAAGATACCAGGAAGTACAAGAAGAAGAGGACTTATATGTGCCTCCATCAACAGCACTGGCAGGTCGGATATACAGCACACTGATGTCACAGGTGACTGCTGGGCGCAAGCATGGGTCATTGTTTGAAGTAGATGGAGTACGATTCCAATTGAAGAAAAGTGAAATCAGTGAAATTGAAAAGTTAGGACTAATTCCCATGGTGGCGGAATACGGAAAGGTAATGCCATTTGCTGCCAAGACTCTTTTCAGTGGGGATAATATTGGTTTGCAGACTTACTCGGTAGTGCGAGTATTTGATTACATCACCAAAGTACTGATTGATTTTCTGAATCGCAGAGCTTTTGAAAACTTCAATGTCAATACCCGGATGGATATTCAGAAGCAGATTACCCGCTTCTTGGATAGTGTAACAGGGCCTGGTAAACTGATCGAAAAATTTAAGGTGCTTCGGTTTGAACAGGACCCTCAGAAGAAAGACCGTATTTATCTGGACATTCATATGGTTCCTTATTTTCCTGCCAAGACGTTTGTAATCAAACTGGATGGTCAAAAAGGAGATGATCCGGATTCTGCTGACTGGAAGGCTGACTATCAGCAACAATAA
- a CDS encoding PAAR domain-containing protein, giving the protein MSKPAARIGDMHTCPMITVLVPHVGGPVMGPGMPTVLIGSMPAAVMGDMCTCVGPPDSIILGSATVLIGGKPAARMGDMTAHGGLIVLGCPTVLIGG; this is encoded by the coding sequence ATGTCGAAGCCTGCCGCTCGCATTGGTGATATGCATACCTGCCCGATGATAACGGTGCTGGTGCCACACGTAGGAGGACCTGTAATGGGTCCGGGAATGCCTACTGTTTTAATTGGTAGTATGCCCGCTGCTGTAATGGGAGATATGTGTACTTGTGTGGGCCCTCCCGATAGTATTATACTTGGATCTGCTACAGTTTTGATAGGTGGAAAGCCCGCAGCCCGGATGGGTGACATGACCGCACATGGCGGCCTGATTGTGCTGGGCTGCCCTACAGTTCTGATAGGTGGATAA